A DNA window from Rhineura floridana isolate rRhiFlo1 chromosome 11, rRhiFlo1.hap2, whole genome shotgun sequence contains the following coding sequences:
- the LOC133367363 gene encoding olfactory receptor 4K3-like: MAWVNQTMVTEFVLLGLSETWEVKVLLFVFFLLLYTATLFNNVLIFSAIISDHRLSDSPMLFLLGHLAFLDLCLSSFATPRYLFDFVAQHQAISFQGCMAQIFFLHLFAGGEMILLTAMAYDRYVAICHPLRYASLMSRHHCIGLVLASWAGGLLHASVQLGFTISAPFCGPNQVDNYFCDLPFVIQLACIDTYPLEVMMMTNSGIMSLVCLLVLLLSYALILSRIHSRSRSEGPSKAASTCTSHLIVVTMYLGPCLFMYLRPGTRSMIDKVLSVFYISITPFMNPTVYALRNNDMKAAIRRLGSKFMFRSYHAHEQLECPWVTFPFRGGDSRR; the protein is encoded by the exons ATGGCGTGGGTCAACCAGACAATGGTGACCGAGTTTGTCCTGCTGGGTCTTTCTGAAACCTGGGAAGTCAAAGTCCTCTTATttgtcttcttcctcctcctttacaCGGCTACTCTCTTCAACAATGTTCTCATCTTCTCAGCAATTATCAGTGATCACCGCCTTTCTGATTCCCCCATGCTCTTTCTGCTAGGTCATCTGGCTTTCCTGGATCTGTGCTTGTCCTCCTTTGCCACCCCAAGGTACCTCTTTGATTTCGTTGCCCAACACCAAGCCATCTCTTTCCAGGGCTGCATGGCCCAAATCTTCTTCCTCCATCTCTTTGCAGGCGGTGAGATGATATTGCTGACAGCTATGGCCTATGACCGGTATGTGGCCATCTGCCATCCTCTCCGCTATGCCTCACTCATGAGCCGGCACCATTGCATAGGGCTTGTGCTAGCCTCCTGGGCTGGTGGGCTCCTCCACGCCAGTGTGCAACTGGGTTTCACCATTAGTGCACCCTTCTGTGGGCCCAATCAGGTGGACAATTACTTCTGTGACCTTCCGTTTGTCATCCAGTTGGCTTGCATTGACACCTATCCCCTGGAGGTCATGATGATGACCAACAGTGGCATTATGTCACTGGTGTGTTTACTTGTCTTGCTTCTTTCCTACGCACTCATTCTCTCCAGAATCCACTCCCGGAGCCGCTCTGAAGGCCCCTCCAAGGCTGCCTCCACATGTACCTCTCATCTCATTGTGGTCACCATGTACCTTGGACCTTGTTTGTTTATGTACCTGCGTCCAGGCACCCGGTCCATGATTGATAAAGTGCTCTCTGTCTTCTACATCTCTATCACCCCCTTTATGAACCCTACTGTCTATGCATTGAGGAACAATGACATGAAGGCTGCCATAAGAAGACT AGGGTCAAAATTCATGTTCAGATCCTACCATGCTCATGAACAGCTTGAATGTCCTTGGGTGACTTTTCCCTTCAGAGGTGGTGACTCAAGGAGATGA